A portion of the Pagrus major chromosome 8, Pma_NU_1.0 genome contains these proteins:
- the galk2 gene encoding N-acetylgalactosamine kinase: MATNPPKLRTKITANERLQNLKNTFETKFGEAPLFYAYAPGRVNLIGEHIDYCGYSVLPMAIEPNILAAVSLNTSGTITLANTNPQYKDYSVSCSEDIAIDRENPKWHYYFLCGVKGIQEKFGIAQLAGMSCVVDGTIPPSSGLSSSSALVCCAGLVTMEANQKSLSKVALAELCAKCERYIGTEGGGMDQSISFLAEKGTAKLIEFQPLRATDVKLPDGAVFVISNCCVEMNKAASSHFNIRVVECRIATKMLAQARGLDPSGLLKLAQVQTELKASLEEMLALVDEVLHPEPYSREEICKALGITSEQFSTELLSANTQHEMHFKLHQRAKHVYGEAARVLQFKSVCDSEPADSIQLLGDLMNQSHASCRDLYECSCTELDQLVDICLKSGAVGSRLTGAGWGGCAVSMVPDEKVESFLKAVREAYYLHDPRRAAMEKQSLFVSRPGGGAAVLLEE; this comes from the exons ATGGCCACGAATCCACCAAAGTTAAGGACCAAGATTACTGCCAATGAACG GCTGCAAAACCTGAAGAATACCTTTGAGACAAAGTTTGGAGAAGCTCCTCTCTTCTATGCATATGCACCAGGACGGGTAAATCTAATAG GAGAGCATATCGATTACTGCGGCTATTCTGTTCTTCCGATGGCCATTGAACCAAATATCCTCGCAGCCGTCTCACTGAACACTTCAGGGACAATCACACTTGCCAACACAAACCCTCAATACAA GGATTACTCCGTGTCCTGTTCAGAGGACATCGCCATCGACAGAGAGAATCCAAAGTGgcattattattttctgtgtggAGTGAAAGGTATCCAG gaGAAGTTTGGGATTGCTCAGTTGGCTGGGATGTCATGTGTCGTAGATGGAACCATTCCTCCGAGCTCGGGCCTGTCCAGCTCTAGTGCCTTAGTTTGTTGTGCCGGGCTCGTAACAATGGAGGCAAATCAGAAGTCCCTCTCCAAG GTGGCGCTTGCTGAGCTATGTGCCAAATGTGAGCGCTATATTGGCACAGAGGGCGGGGGCATGGACCAGTCCATCTCATTCCTGGCAGAGAAGGGAACG gccAAGCTGATAGAGTTCCAACCTCTGAGAGCCACTGATGTGAAGCTCCCTGATGGGGCTGTGTTTGTGATCTCCAACTGCTGTGTGGAGATGAACAAAGCTGCTTCTTCTCACTTCAACATCCGTGTGGTGGAGTGTCGCATCGCCACAAAG ATGCTGGCCCAGGCTCGGGGTCTGGACCCGAGCGGGTTGTTGAAGCTGGCCCAGGTTCAGACGGAGCTGAAGGCCTCCCTGGAGGAGATGCTGGCTCTGGTGGACGAGGTGTTGCATCCGGAGCCGTACAGCCGAGAGGAGATCTGCAAGGCGCTGGGCATTACCTCGGAGCAGTTTTCAACAGAGCTGCTGAGCGCCAACACCCAGCATG agaTGCATTTCAAGCTGCACCAGCGAGCCAAGCACGTGTACGGTGAAGCTGCGCGGGTGCTCCAGTTCAAAAGTGTGTGCGACTCTGAACCTGCCGACTCCATACAGCTACTGGGAGACCTGATGAACCAGAGCCATGCGAGCTGCAGAGACCTGTATGAGTGCAGCTGCACTGAACTGGATCAGCTGGTGGACATCTGTCT GAAGTCGGGGGCTGTGGGCTCCCGGCTGACGGGAGCAGGTTGGGGCGGCTGTGCCGTCTCCATGGTTCCTGATGAGAAGGTGGAGTCCTTCTTAAAAGCAGTGAGGGAGGCCTACTACCTCCATGATCCACGCAGAGCAGCGATGGAAAAACAGAGTCTGTTTGTGTCACGGccaggtggaggagctgcagttttACTCGAGGAGTGA